CGGCTTTCATGCTCAGTTCCTCCTCTCGCCGTCCACGCCGATCACCACCACCTCGAGCGGAATGTCCTTGCCGGAGGCCTGCAGCGCCTGCTGCGCCATCATCGCCAGTCCGCGGCAACAGGGGACTTCCATGATGGTCACGGTCAGCGAACGGATATCGTTCTGTTTGAGCATGGCGGTCAGCTTTTCGATGTAGGGGCTGGTGTCGTCCAGCTTCGGACAGGCGTTGACCAGCACCTTGCCTTTGATGAAATCGCGGTGGAATTCAGCGTAGGCAAAGGGCACGCAGTCGGCGGCGATCAGCAGGTCGGCGTTCTGCAGCCAGGGGGCGCTCGGCGGCACCAGGTGCAGCTGGGTCGGCCACTGGCGAAGTTCGGACTGCAGACGGCCGGTCGACTCGGAGTTGGAGATTTCTTTCGCTTCAACGGTCCGGACCTGGGATCCGGGGCAGCCACAGGGAAGTTTGCTCATGATCGATACTCCTTTTTTCTTTCTTGTTTCAGGTTCAGGCCAAAGAATCGAGGTAGGCGTTGATTTCCCGTTCGATCCGCGCTTCGACCTCGTCGCCCAGCGCGTGAATCGCAACCACATCCTTGAGCAGGCAGATGCCGACGCCGCAGTCGACGCAGCCGATTTCGTAGCGGTTGAGAATCTCGCCGATCTGCGGATGCTGCCTGACCACGTTCTGGATTTGCTCTTCGCCGAGACTGTCTTTCAGCTTCATGGCTTTTGTTCTCCTTCGATGAGGTTGGCTCCAATCTAGCCGTCCTGCCAGCCAAAAAACATGATCTGGGTCAAATAACTGAGTTTTTTTGTCAAGTTTTATATCCGGCCGCCCGGATGCGGACGCCCCCCGCCAATTTCGGCAAAGTTGCCCCCTTGACCTCCTTCCCCGACCTGCACGACAATTGCCCCACCACGAATCTGCCGAAAAGGAACCATCCATGCACCTCGACAACCTCTTCTGCATCGACCTCGACCAACCCGCCCTGCGTGGCTTTCGCAAGTTCATCAGCGCCTGGTGCCTTCAGACGAACGGCAAGACCCTGGTGGTCGATCCCGGCCCGCTCTCGACCATCCCGCATCTGGTCACGGAACTGCGCCGACGCGGCATCGAGCGGGTCGACTACATTCTGCTGACCCATATCCATATCGATCACGCCGGCGGCACCGGCGCCCTGCTTCGGGAATTCCCCGGAGCGCAGGTGATCTGCCACCCGGACGGGGTGCGGCACATGGTCGCCCCGCAAAAACTCTGGGAAGGGTCACTGAAAGTCCTCGGCAGGACCGCCGAGGCCTACGGTGAGATCCAGCCGGTTCCGGCCGAAAATATCGGTTTTACCGGGAAGGTCGGGACCACCGGGATCGAGGTTCACCTCACTCCCGGACACGCCCCGCACCACTGCTGCTACCTGGCCGGCGACCTGCTGTTCGCCGGCGAGGTTGCCGGGGTACGCAGCGAAGTCGCGGAGGGAATCTACATGCGTCCGGCAACTCCGCCGCGCTTCATCCTGAAGGTCGCCCTCGATTCGGTTCAGCGGATGATCGATCTGCAACCGCGGCGGATGGTCTTCGCCCATTACGGCCTGGTCGATGACGCGCTCACCCATCTGCGTATCGGTCACCGCCAGTTGCAACTCTGGGTCAGGGGAGCGGCCGCCGTCGCCGCCGGCGGACAGAACGATACCGCCGCTTTCATCGACTGGCTGCTGGAGCGGGACGAGATTTTCCGTAATATCGACCAGCTCGACGAGGATCTGCTGCAGCGCGAACGGGAATTCATCGGCAACAGCTTTCGCGGCATGCGCGACTACGTCGCCGGCCTCAGCGAAACCGAGCGACAGGCGCTGCTGGCCGCCACATGACTGGATGTGGAGTTCACCCTGGGGCTGCATGTCTGCGACGGCAAGGGCCCGGTAAAAGCATGCGCCCCACTTGCCCCCCACTCGATCTGCAACCCGCAAAGCGGGCTGCCCGAACTGCAAGAACGTGAGTCCGTAAGGCGGGGAGAAAAACGCCCTCTCTCCCTACTTCACCACCCCGCACGCCATGCGTGCCCCGCCGCCGCCAAGTTTCTCCGGCTGGTCGGAGTAGTTGTCACCGCCGGCATGAATCATCAGCGAACGCCCCTGCAGATCCTCCAGCCTGAGCCGGGGAGCGAGTACCGGGGTGCCTGCCCGGCCATTGCTGTCAACAGTCAGAACCGGCAGATCGCCAAGATGGCCATCCCCCCAGGGAGGGCCGTGGTGACCAGTTCCGGCCGGATCATAATGACCGCCGGCAGCAAGAGCCGGAACCATCCGGCCGTCTTTTTCCTTCGGCTCACAGCTCGGATTCCGGTGGACATGAAGACCATGCTTCCCGGGTTCCAGGCCGTGCAGCCGCGGAGTGAAAACCACACCATAGGCTGTCTGCTCGGCGGTTACGGTTCCAACTGCCTGACCTATCCCGCCGGCATCAACCAGGTTCATCGAAATGATGACCCCGGCAAAAGCACTACCGGCAACAGCCAGGAAGGCACCTGCCAGCATGATCACAAGTTTTGTCCGCATAACCAGTCCTCCGGCCGGAACTGATCCGACTTGCGTTCCGGCGGCAAAGCCCGAAGCAGTGAGTTCATCGCCGATTCAGGTAAAAACGCAGCCTCTGCTGCCATTCTACCCCGATAACGGTTCCGGCGCACGAAGGGAGCGGTAGAATTGTAGAAGGAGCACGGAATGCTGAACACCGGGCGCCAGGAGGGAATTTCTTACAGCTTATGTCAATGCCCAAACCGATCGGCCAGCGGAATCAGCCGCTGAAAGTCCTGCGGAGTCAGACTGCTGTGCCAGTGTCCGCTGAGCATCCCGGTGGACACGCCTGCGGCAAACAACAGCAGAACAACCAGGGCGAATCCCCAGCCGGGCAGCGAACGCTGCCAGAAAGACAGACGGACAGCCAGGGCCCCGGGCTGCGGGCAGACAGAAACGCAGTTCAGGCAGGCGGTACATTCCGGGGAGCGAATCACCTGCCTGTGCTGTACCGGAAGCTGCGCCGGGCAGGCCCGGCTGCAGGCGCCGCAGTCGATGCAGTGCAGTTCACTGCGGCGGATCTTGAGCGGGCTGAGCATGCTCAGCAGACCGAGCAGAGCCCCGTAGGGACAGAGATAGCGGCACCAGAAATTCCGGTAGAAAACCGACAGGACGGCCAGTCCCAGGATAATCGCCAGACTCAGCCCGGAGGGCCTGATGAAAAAATCGAGCATGCGCACATCGGCCACCGCCCAGTAGGGGGAAGCCAGAAATCCCCGCAAAACCGCCGCCGGCATGTCGATGATGATCAGCTTGAAGAAAAACAGCAGCAGGGCGTATTTCAGGGTCCGCAGAGGGATATCGAGCCAGCGCCAGATAACAAGATTACGCCCGCAGAGTTTTCTCCCCAGCTTCCAGAGCGCCTCCTCCAGGGTTCCAACCGGGCAGAGCCAGGAACAGAAGGACTTTTTCGCCAGCAGCGCCATGGCGAAAAAGGTCAGCAGCAGCACCAGCGCAGCCGGGTGGACGGTGTCGAATTCGCCATTCACCAGCCAGTGCTTGAGACTCACCAGGGCACCAATGGGCAGAAAGCCCTCGACGCCGGGCGGCCGCCAGTAATCGGGCGTCTGGCCGAAACTGCGGTAGTGATGCACGAACAGGCTGAACTGGACGCCGAGAAACAGGCACCAGGCGAGAAACAGCCACTGAACCAGCGGACGCAAAACGGTGGTTTTTTTTAAAATCCTGATTTCCATAGAGGTAAGTCTACCTCAACGACAGGCCGGATAACTTGACCCACATCAAAAATCCGGCCGACCGAAGAGGTGTGTCCTGCCGTAACTGGGCCCAGTGGAGCAGCAGATGACTTCATCCGAACCGACCGTCACTCATTCTTGATCCGCCCCCTGGGCGGCTGCGGTTATTTTTTTCAGCCGCCGATTTTCGCCCTTTGCCGGCGTTCTGATTGCCGGCGGGGTGATGCCTCCGGCACCGCCTCTGGACCCGAATCTTCGAATCGGTTATGCTCCTGCGCCATGAACAGCGCGCAGAGTTCACCGCGTCCCCTACCCTGGCAGCCAAAAACCACACCGCTGATGCTGGCGCCCATGCAGGGGCTGACCAACCCGGCCCTGCGCTCGGTGATCATCCGCCAGAGCCGCCCGGACGTGGTCTTCACCGAATTCCTGCGCGTCAGTCCCGTCAGCCGCAAACGTTTTTCCCGCCGCGACCAGAAAGAGCTAGCGGCGATGCAGGAAGGCGTGCCGCTGGTGGTGCAGCTGGTCGGGCACGGAATCGGCCCCCTGATCGAGGCCGCGCGTATCGCCCAGGACGCCGGAGCCAGGCATCTCAATCTCAACCTCGGCTGTCCCTACGGCCGCATGACCACCGCCGCCACCGGTGGCGCCCTGCTGGCCAAACCTGAAGAGCTGGCGGAACTGCTGCCGGCCCTGCGCCGGGCCGTCGACGGCGACCTGTCGGTCAAAATCCGCTGCGGCTACAACGACCCGGGGCAGATTTTCGGGCTCCTCCCCCTGATCGAGGATGCCGGCGTCGACTGGCTGATTCTGCACCCGCGCACGGTGGTCCAGAAATACGCCGGCGCCGCCGATCACGCCATCACGGCGGAGGTGGTCCGCCGCACCCGCCTGCCCGTCATCGCCAACGGCGACATCCGGGGAAAGGACGACGCCGAACGGGTCCTGAAGCTGACCGGCGCCGTCGGGCTGATGATCGGACGGGCGGCCATAGCCGATCCCCTCATTTTCAGCCGCCTGCGGGGAACGCTGCCCGCCGAAAGGACTCCGGAAACCCGGCTGCAGGAGCTGAAGAGTTTTTTGATGGAACTGCTGCCCCTCTATCAGCAGCGGTTCTGCGGTGAGAAACAGGTCCTGGACAAGATCAAGAATGTCCTCGTTTTCATCGAGGACCCGGAGCTTGCGCCGCTGGTCAAACAATTGAAAAAAAGCCGGCAGCTGCCGGCTTTTCTCGAGCGACTGGAAAGCTTTCAGCCGGCCGGTTGACACGGGATCGACCGCCTGGAAAATCTGCGGGATTGGACGGAACCTCATCCGAGAAAGGAATTGACCTCGGCCAGGGGCAGGCCGAAAGCTTCAGCCACCCCGGCGCAGACAACCTGCCCGTCGATGATATTGAGACCGGCCCTGAGGCCCCCATCCTCCCGTACGGCGCGTTGCCAGCCCTTGTCGGCCAGTTTCCTGGCGTAGGGGAGGGTGGCGTTGGTCAGGGCCAGAGTCGAGGTCAGCGGCACTCCGCCCGGCATGTTGGCCACGCAGTAGTGGATGATGCCGTCGACCTCGTAGATGGGATCCTGATGGGTTGTCGGCCGGGATGTCTCGAAACAGCCTCCCTGGTCGATGGCCACATCGACCAGCACGGCCCCCTTTTTCATGGTCTTGAGCATGTCGCGGGTGATCAGCTTGGGCGCCTTGGCGCCGCGCAGCAGCACCGCTCCGATAACAGCGTCGGCTTCCCGCACCAGCTCGCGGATGGTGGCCGGCGACGACATGATGGGAAAGCAATTTTTCGGCATCACTTCGTCCAGGTGGCGCAACCGGGGCAGGCTGGCGTCGAGTAGATAGACCTTGGCCCCAAGGCCGCAGGCCATCAGCGCCGCCTGGGTGCCGACGGTACCGCCACCGATGACCAGGATGGTCGCCGGCGGCACGCCCGCTACGCCGCCGAGCAGCAGCCCACGCCCGCCCTGCGCCCGCTCCAGGTACTTGGCCGCTTCCTGGGCCGCCATGCGTCCCGCCACCTCGCTCATCGGTATCAGCAGCGGCAGGCCACCGTGCGCATCGGTCACCGTTTCGTAGGCGATGCAGACCGCCCTGCGCTCCATCATCGCCCGCGTCAGCTCCTCGCTGGCGGCGAAATGAAAATAGGTGAAAACGATCTGCCCCGGCCGGATCAGCGGATATTCCGACGGCTGCGGTTCCTTGACGTGCATTACCATCTCGGCCCGGGCGTAGATCTCCGCCGCTTCGGCCACAATCTCCGCCCCGGCCTCGACATAGGCGCTGTCCGGAAAGCCCGACGCCAAACCGGCATCCTTTTCGACCAGCACCTGGTGCCCACCTTCGCGCAGCGTCTCGACGCCGGCCGGCGTCATGCAGACACGGTTTTCGTTCGCCTTGATTTCCCTGAGAATGCCGACAATCATCGCCGCCTCCCCCCTGTCTGTTTTTATCAAAAAGTTTACCAGGAAAATGCACAAATGTTCTTGCGTTTTCCTTGACGCCAACCCAGTGTGACGCAATAATCTTTTATACAAAGTAAATATTGAGCAATTTCATGTCAGAAATCGAACTCGACTCCATAGATCGGGCAATCCTGCGGGCGCTGCAACGCAACGGCCGTCTCAGCAACGTCCAGCTCGCCGAACAGGTCGGCCTGTCGGAATCGGCCTGCCTGCGCCGGGTGCGCCAGCTCGAGGAAACGGGCGTCATCGACCGTTACGTCATGCTGGTCAATCCGCAGGCGATCGACCGCGACGGCACCGTCTTTGTCCGCATCACCCTCGACGGCCAGCAGGCGGAACGCCTGGCCGCCTTCGAAACCGCAGTGCGTCAGGTGTCCGAGGTGATGGAATGCTACCTGATCAGCGGCGACTTCGATTACCTGCTGCGCATCTGCGTCAGCAGCGCCAACGACTACATGCGGATCCACGAAAAGCTGACCAGCCTGCCCGGCGTGCTGCGGGTGCAAAGCTCATTCGCCCTGCGTACCGTGCACCGCACCACGGAACTGCCGCTCGACGAGTCCTCCCCGCAACCTGCAAACGGGGCCGGAAACGGGTAGAATGAAAACAGGAAAACCAACAGAAACAAAGGGAACCAGTACATGCGGCGCATACTGATTATCGATGACGACCCGCTCTTCCTCGACACTCTCCGGAAAAGCATCAACCAGGATTTCCCGGCCCTCGAGGTCATCACCCACAGCAACCCCGTCGCCGGTCTGCGCGACATCGGCCCCGATATCGACCTGCTTCTGATCGATCTCGAAATGCCTGGAATGGACGGCAGCAAGCTGCTGCACTATGCCAAGCATCGCGGGGTCGACAAGAGCCGGATCATAGTCCTGTCCGGCTGCGACGCCGAAGATTTGCATCGCATCTTTCCCATGGGAACCTGCCTGGCGGTGCTGAACAAGCACGAGGCAAGACAGCGCCAGGTGCTGCGCATGGTGCTGGCCTCGATGCAGACCGGCGGCGGAAAAACACCGACCGGCAAACGCGCCGCCGACAAAAACAAGCAGCGGGTCTGAAGTGTTCTCATGCCGGACGACGTGCTCAGCCCTCCTCCTCTGCCCACAGTGCCTCGAT
This Geothermobacter ehrlichii DNA region includes the following protein-coding sequences:
- a CDS encoding iron-sulfur cluster-binding oxidoreductase produces the protein MSKLPCGCPGSQVRTVEAKEISNSESTGRLQSELRQWPTQLHLVPPSAPWLQNADLLIAADCVPFAYAEFHRDFIKGKVLVNACPKLDDTSPYIEKLTAMLKQNDIRSLTVTIMEVPCCRGLAMMAQQALQASGKDIPLEVVVIGVDGERRN
- a CDS encoding MBL fold metallo-hydrolase produces the protein MHLDNLFCIDLDQPALRGFRKFISAWCLQTNGKTLVVDPGPLSTIPHLVTELRRRGIERVDYILLTHIHIDHAGGTGALLREFPGAQVICHPDGVRHMVAPQKLWEGSLKVLGRTAEAYGEIQPVPAENIGFTGKVGTTGIEVHLTPGHAPHHCCYLAGDLLFAGEVAGVRSEVAEGIYMRPATPPRFILKVALDSVQRMIDLQPRRMVFAHYGLVDDALTHLRIGHRQLQLWVRGAAAVAAGGQNDTAAFIDWLLERDEIFRNIDQLDEDLLQREREFIGNSFRGMRDYVAGLSETERQALLAAT
- the sodC gene encoding superoxide dismutase family protein, giving the protein MRTKLVIMLAGAFLAVAGSAFAGVIISMNLVDAGGIGQAVGTVTAEQTAYGVVFTPRLHGLEPGKHGLHVHRNPSCEPKEKDGRMVPALAAGGHYDPAGTGHHGPPWGDGHLGDLPVLTVDSNGRAGTPVLAPRLRLEDLQGRSLMIHAGGDNYSDQPEKLGGGGARMACGVVK
- a CDS encoding 4Fe-4S binding protein, producing the protein MEIRILKKTTVLRPLVQWLFLAWCLFLGVQFSLFVHHYRSFGQTPDYWRPPGVEGFLPIGALVSLKHWLVNGEFDTVHPAALVLLLTFFAMALLAKKSFCSWLCPVGTLEEALWKLGRKLCGRNLVIWRWLDIPLRTLKYALLLFFFKLIIIDMPAAVLRGFLASPYWAVADVRMLDFFIRPSGLSLAIILGLAVLSVFYRNFWCRYLCPYGALLGLLSMLSPLKIRRSELHCIDCGACSRACPAQLPVQHRQVIRSPECTACLNCVSVCPQPGALAVRLSFWQRSLPGWGFALVVLLLFAAGVSTGMLSGHWHSSLTPQDFQRLIPLADRFGH
- a CDS encoding tRNA dihydrouridine synthase gives rise to the protein MLAPMQGLTNPALRSVIIRQSRPDVVFTEFLRVSPVSRKRFSRRDQKELAAMQEGVPLVVQLVGHGIGPLIEAARIAQDAGARHLNLNLGCPYGRMTTAATGGALLAKPEELAELLPALRRAVDGDLSVKIRCGYNDPGQIFGLLPLIEDAGVDWLILHPRTVVQKYAGAADHAITAEVVRRTRLPVIANGDIRGKDDAERVLKLTGAVGLMIGRAAIADPLIFSRLRGTLPAERTPETRLQELKSFLMELLPLYQQRFCGEKQVLDKIKNVLVFIEDPELAPLVKQLKKSRQLPAFLERLESFQPAG
- the ald gene encoding alanine dehydrogenase; amino-acid sequence: MIVGILREIKANENRVCMTPAGVETLREGGHQVLVEKDAGLASGFPDSAYVEAGAEIVAEAAEIYARAEMVMHVKEPQPSEYPLIRPGQIVFTYFHFAASEELTRAMMERRAVCIAYETVTDAHGGLPLLIPMSEVAGRMAAQEAAKYLERAQGGRGLLLGGVAGVPPATILVIGGGTVGTQAALMACGLGAKVYLLDASLPRLRHLDEVMPKNCFPIMSSPATIRELVREADAVIGAVLLRGAKAPKLITRDMLKTMKKGAVLVDVAIDQGGCFETSRPTTHQDPIYEVDGIIHYCVANMPGGVPLTSTLALTNATLPYARKLADKGWQRAVREDGGLRAGLNIIDGQVVCAGVAEAFGLPLAEVNSFLG
- a CDS encoding Lrp/AsnC family transcriptional regulator, encoding MSEIELDSIDRAILRALQRNGRLSNVQLAEQVGLSESACLRRVRQLEETGVIDRYVMLVNPQAIDRDGTVFVRITLDGQQAERLAAFETAVRQVSEVMECYLISGDFDYLLRICVSSANDYMRIHEKLTSLPGVLRVQSSFALRTVHRTTELPLDESSPQPANGAGNG
- a CDS encoding response regulator transcription factor, whose product is MRRILIIDDDPLFLDTLRKSINQDFPALEVITHSNPVAGLRDIGPDIDLLLIDLEMPGMDGSKLLHYAKHRGVDKSRIIVLSGCDAEDLHRIFPMGTCLAVLNKHEARQRQVLRMVLASMQTGGGKTPTGKRAADKNKQRV